In Stigmatopora argus isolate UIUO_Sarg chromosome 17, RoL_Sarg_1.0, whole genome shotgun sequence, the following are encoded in one genomic region:
- the spag6 gene encoding sperm-associated antigen 6: protein MTQRQIVQVFEQYNKSRMQFVQTIADLADRPQNIEILQRAGVMSMLRPLMLDVVPGIQQKAALALGRLAVHNADLADNLVKEDILPQLIRSLTIQNRLYKKAAAFVLRAVSKHSPELAQAVVASGGVDALVLCLEDFDPGVKEAAALALGFIARHNDALSQSIVDAGAVPMLVLCLLEPEIALKRTAASVLSDISKHTPELAQIVVEAGAIAHLAQMILNQDTKLRRQVFSALGQISKHSVCLAEMVIEADVFPAAMMCLRDPDECVKNNVTILMREVVKHTPELSQVIVNCGGTSEVITYLGECRGSLRLPGIMMLGYVAAHSENLAMAVILSQGLLQLALCLSEETQHHIKAVTAWCIGQIGHHTPVHAKAVATANLLPKLLQLYMDANSSEDLQNKSKKALKMILQKCTFLPALESLLNDAPSNIIKHVVCQFSKVLPNDSQARRQFVTSGGLKKVQEIQAEPGSVLQEHINSINSCFPEEIVRYYSPGYSEVLLERLENFKIS, encoded by the exons ATGACTCAAAGGCAGATCGTCCAAG TCTTTGAGCAGTATAATAAATCCAGAATGCAGTTTGTGCAAACAATTGCGGATCTGGCGGATCGGCCGCAAAATATCGAAATACTCCAGAGAGCAG GTGTCATGTCTATGTTGAGGCCCCTGATGCTGGATGTGGTTCCTGGAATCCAGCAGAAAGCAGCCTTGGCGCTGGGCCGCCTGGCGGTCCACAACGCCGACCTGGCCGACAATTTGGTGAAGGAGGACATCCTGCCTCAGTTGATCCGCTCTCTAACCATACAGAAT AGGTTGTATAAGAAAGCAGCAGCGTTCGTGCTGCGTGCCGTGTCCAAACACTCTCCTGAGCTTGCTCAAGCTGTGGTAGCAAGCGGGGGGGTGGATGCGCTGGTTCTCTGTCTCGAGGACTTTGACCCCGGTGTGAAAGAAGCAGCTGCCTTAGCTCTTGGTTTTATTGCACGGCATAATGATG CCTTGTCCCAGTCCATTGTGGATGCAGGTGCTGTCCCCATGCTGGTGTTGTGCCTCTTGGAGCCCGAAATTGCCCTCAAACGCACCGCAGCCTCTGTGCTCAGTGACATCTCTAAACACACGCCCGAACTGGCTCAAATTGTTGTAGAAGCGGGTGCTATTGCACATCTGGCGCAGATGATCCTCAATCAAGACACCAAACTCAGG CGGCAGGTCTTCTCTGCTTTAGGTCAGATCAGCAAACACTCGGTCTGCCTTGCAGAAATGGTGATTGAAGCAGACGTCTTCCCCGCGGCCATGATGTGCCTTCGCGATCCAGACGAGTGCGTGAAAAATAACGTCACCATTCTGATGAGAGAGGTGGTCAAACACACCCCTGAG CTGTCCCAAGTAATAGTAAACTGTGGTGGTACTTCGGAAGTGATCACTTACCTTGGCGAATGCCGTGGAAGTCTAAGGTTACCAGGGATTATGATGTTGGGATACGTGGCAGCGCACAGTGAGAACTTGGCCATGGCTGTCATTCTCTCTCAA GGCTTACTTCAACTGGCGCTCTGTTTATCCGAGGAGACGCAACATCACATTAAGGCCGTCACAGCCTGGTGCATTGGCCAGATAGGACATCACACGCCTGTGCATGCCAAGGCTGTTGCCACTGCCAACCTGCTGCCCAAGTTACTGCAACTCTACATGGATGCCAACAGTTCAGAAGACCTGCAGAACAAA AGTAAAAAGGCCCTGAAGATGATCTTACAAAAGTGTACCTTCCTTCCGGCGCTTGAGTCACTCCTCAACGATGCTCCGAGTAATATCATCAAACATGTCGTCTGCCAGTTCAGCAAG GTGTTGCCTAATGACAGTCAGGCTCGCCGCCAGTTTGTAACCAGCGGAGGATTAAAGAAAGTGCAAGAAATCCAAGCGGAGCCGGGCTCTGTCCTGCAGGAACACATTAATTCAATTAACAGCTGCTTCCCAGAGGAAATAGTCAG